Proteins encoded within one genomic window of Anaerosporomusa subterranea:
- a CDS encoding glycerophosphodiester phosphodiesterase has product MDIFAHRGARAYAPENTLCAFQKAYAMRADGIELDVQLTKDGVPVICHDHSVNRTSNGQGWIKDYTLAEIKQLDFGSWFHSDFRGETIPTLEEFLRWFASTGMRLNIEIKNGPVIYTGIESKVIEAVKKYDLVEQVFISSFFHPSLLMTKQLCPRIKTGALFTCRPLDPLEFCRQSQADYLHPAWESIDSLWASEAKHHGIKIHTFTVNHLDQYDFVKSMEVDAIFTDYPDIWPK; this is encoded by the coding sequence ATGGATATCTTCGCACATCGCGGCGCCCGTGCGTATGCGCCGGAAAATACGCTGTGTGCCTTTCAAAAAGCTTATGCCATGCGTGCCGACGGCATTGAGCTTGATGTTCAGCTAACTAAAGATGGTGTCCCCGTGATTTGTCATGATCACAGTGTCAACAGAACCAGTAATGGACAGGGCTGGATAAAGGATTATACGCTTGCGGAAATTAAACAGCTGGACTTCGGCTCCTGGTTTCATAGTGACTTCAGAGGTGAAACAATCCCTACTCTGGAAGAATTTCTTCGTTGGTTTGCCTCGACAGGAATGAGGCTTAATATCGAAATTAAAAATGGTCCGGTGATATACACTGGTATTGAGAGCAAGGTAATTGAAGCAGTAAAAAAATATGATCTTGTTGAGCAGGTTTTCATATCTTCCTTTTTTCATCCCTCTTTGCTGATGACCAAGCAGCTTTGTCCGAGAATTAAAACCGGTGCCCTGTTTACATGCCGCCCGCTAGATCCTCTGGAATTCTGCCGGCAGAGCCAAGCCGATTATCTGCATCCCGCTTGGGAATCCATCGATTCGCTGTGGGCGAGTGAAGCCAAGCACCATGGAATCAAGATTCATACCTTTACCGTCAATCACCTCGATCAGTATGATTTCGTCAAGTCAATGGAGGTTGACGCCATCTTTACTGATTACCCGGATATTTGGCCAAAATAA
- a CDS encoding ABC transporter ATP-binding protein has product MAEVRLSNITKMFGMQTAVATMNLTITDGEFMVLVGPSGCGKTTTLRMIAGLEEPTEGDIYIGTRNVTYLEPKDRDIAMVFQNYALYPHMKVFDNLAYSMKLAGVAKQRIREQVDTAAALLGIANLLDRYPRELSGGQQQRVALGRAIVRQPQVFLMDEPLSNLDAKLRVQTRAELIKLHQQLKTTVVYVTHDQVEAMTMGTRIVVMKDGIVQQVGTPAEIYRQPANMFVGAFVGSPPMQFLRGELSGEQDDAFFKSEGFAIPLPVKGDITFDKRNVSLGFRPENLTFCIATENDWAIPCIVEVVENIGGEALVHARTTGGSPLIVKLTDLETIPTPGEQVKVRAAKGNLHLFDMASTLCVATVKVTA; this is encoded by the coding sequence TTGGCTGAAGTCCGGCTAAGTAATATTACAAAGATGTTTGGGATGCAAACAGCAGTAGCGACCATGAATCTTACCATTACAGATGGTGAGTTTATGGTGCTGGTGGGACCATCGGGTTGCGGCAAAACCACTACTTTGCGCATGATCGCTGGTTTGGAAGAGCCGACCGAAGGTGACATCTATATCGGAACCCGTAATGTTACCTATCTAGAGCCCAAAGACCGCGACATCGCTATGGTCTTTCAAAACTACGCACTTTACCCGCACATGAAGGTTTTTGATAATCTCGCATACAGTATGAAGCTTGCCGGTGTTGCCAAACAGCGAATCCGCGAGCAGGTGGATACAGCAGCCGCACTGCTGGGTATCGCCAATCTGCTTGACCGTTATCCGCGAGAATTATCAGGTGGACAACAACAGCGAGTTGCTCTCGGCCGTGCCATTGTCAGACAGCCTCAGGTGTTTCTCATGGATGAACCGCTCAGTAATCTTGACGCAAAACTTAGGGTACAGACCCGGGCCGAATTGATTAAGCTTCATCAGCAACTAAAAACAACCGTCGTCTATGTTACCCATGACCAAGTTGAGGCAATGACGATGGGAACACGGATTGTTGTCATGAAAGACGGCATTGTACAGCAAGTTGGCACACCAGCCGAGATTTACCGCCAGCCTGCCAATATGTTTGTCGGCGCCTTTGTCGGATCACCACCAATGCAATTCTTGCGCGGCGAGTTAAGCGGGGAACAGGATGATGCGTTTTTCAAAAGTGAGGGATTTGCGATACCGCTCCCAGTAAAAGGCGACATTACTTTCGACAAGAGGAATGTATCACTGGGATTCCGTCCGGAGAATTTGACTTTCTGCATTGCAACAGAGAACGATTGGGCGATCCCCTGTATCGTGGAAGTCGTCGAAAACATTGGCGGCGAAGCATTAGTTCATGCACGGACTACGGGGGGAAGTCCGCTGATTGTAAAGCTTACTGATCTCGAAACGATCCCCACTCCAGGTGAACAGGTGAAAGTCCGGGCAGCGAAAGGCAATCTGCATTTATTTGACATGGCTAGCACGTTGTGTGTGGCAACTGTCAAAGTGACGGCATAA
- a CDS encoding ABC transporter substrate-binding protein: MVSKKLIAVLVLVAFAALLTGCGATKEAPAADTKKPVKVVFWYSLAGKISETTKKMVEEFNKTHPDIQVEAIYQGSYDDSINKLKQSIQSKSAPHVIQIYDIGTRFMIDSKSVVPAQKWIDTDKIDVAKFEKNIMGYYTVDNKLYSMPFNTSTPILYYNKDAFKAAGLDPEKPPRTFEEVAEAARKLTVKEGGKVTRSGMSIAIYGWFFEQLMALQNATYANNNNGRDSLATAVTINGPEGEKILNWWNDMVKEGSAANMGRKTADTQKAFVGGQIAMTIDSTAVLGDIMNGVGGKFQVGTAFMPRPADSKGGVIIGGGSLWMLSGHSDKEEKAAWEFVKFMTSAKQQAYWHINTGYFPVTQLAYDDPDLKKHQEKYPQFKVAVDQLHATPVTRPTQGALLGVFTQARQEVEGAIERTLTGQASAKDSLTKAQDTINASIGRYNQTIK, from the coding sequence ATGGTTAGTAAAAAACTTATTGCCGTACTGGTGTTGGTTGCTTTCGCCGCATTGCTGACAGGTTGCGGAGCAACCAAGGAAGCGCCTGCAGCCGACACAAAGAAACCGGTTAAAGTGGTATTTTGGTATTCACTCGCCGGCAAGATTTCTGAAACCACTAAGAAGATGGTAGAAGAATTCAACAAGACCCATCCGGATATTCAAGTCGAGGCCATCTACCAGGGTTCCTATGATGACTCAATTAACAAATTGAAACAATCTATTCAATCGAAGAGCGCTCCTCACGTCATCCAGATTTATGATATTGGCACCCGTTTTATGATCGATAGCAAATCAGTCGTACCTGCCCAGAAGTGGATAGATACAGACAAAATCGACGTGGCTAAATTTGAAAAGAATATCATGGGCTATTACACAGTAGACAACAAGCTGTATTCTATGCCGTTCAATACATCGACGCCAATACTCTATTATAACAAAGACGCCTTTAAGGCAGCTGGTCTCGATCCTGAGAAGCCGCCACGCACCTTTGAAGAAGTGGCCGAAGCAGCTCGTAAGTTAACCGTTAAAGAAGGCGGTAAAGTAACCCGTTCCGGTATGTCAATTGCGATTTATGGCTGGTTCTTTGAACAACTGATGGCCTTGCAGAACGCAACCTATGCGAACAACAATAATGGCCGCGATAGTTTAGCGACTGCTGTTACTATTAACGGTCCAGAAGGTGAAAAGATTCTTAACTGGTGGAACGATATGGTGAAAGAAGGCTCGGCTGCCAACATGGGCCGCAAAACAGCTGATACCCAGAAGGCGTTTGTCGGCGGACAAATCGCGATGACCATTGATTCAACCGCCGTTCTAGGCGACATCATGAATGGTGTTGGTGGCAAGTTCCAAGTTGGTACTGCGTTTATGCCACGTCCAGCAGATTCCAAAGGCGGAGTCATTATTGGCGGCGGTTCACTGTGGATGTTGAGTGGACATTCAGATAAGGAAGAAAAAGCCGCTTGGGAGTTTGTCAAATTTATGACTTCTGCGAAGCAACAAGCCTATTGGCACATCAACACAGGCTATTTCCCTGTAACCCAATTGGCCTATGATGATCCCGATCTCAAAAAGCATCAAGAAAAGTATCCGCAATTTAAGGTTGCCGTCGATCAACTGCATGCAACACCTGTCACCCGGCCGACCCAGGGCGCTCTACTAGGCGTATTTACCCAAGCTCGTCAAGAGGTTGAAGGCGCAATCGAGCGGACACTTACCGGTCAAGCAAGTGCCAAAGACTCTTTAACAAAAGCGCAGGATACGATTAATGCTTCCATTGGGCGTTATAACCAAACAATAAAATAA
- a CDS encoding carbohydrate ABC transporter permease: MKRPMRQWRSLGTALLYLGPSLFIFSLFIFYPLIKSFRLSLHTTDLLGAEKQYVGFHQYVDIFTQGHFGQDLGVTLLFTAYTVIPGILISLLLAYIANWKLRGIGVFRTIFATPLVIAVASASLIWMMLFNPSAGVLNFFLQKIGLSSVNWLADPNWSLFSVSLVAVWRGLGFNTIVLLSGLQSVPEQLYESAKIDGAGPARTFLDITLPMLSPTLFFVFIVSVINALQAFGEINILTQGGPAEATTVIVYSIYREAFFNFNFSFASAQAIVLFLVIFLLTVLEFYVLEKKVFYR, encoded by the coding sequence TTGAAAAGACCTATGAGACAATGGCGTTCCCTCGGGACTGCCCTTCTCTACTTAGGGCCGTCCCTTTTTATCTTTTCGCTATTTATTTTCTACCCTTTGATTAAGTCTTTCCGTCTGAGTTTGCATACGACTGACCTCTTAGGGGCAGAAAAACAGTATGTTGGTTTTCATCAGTATGTCGACATCTTCACCCAAGGACACTTTGGCCAAGACCTCGGGGTAACCTTATTGTTTACTGCCTACACCGTTATCCCCGGCATCTTGATCAGTCTTTTGCTTGCCTATATCGCCAATTGGAAACTGCGGGGGATTGGCGTTTTCCGGACTATTTTTGCCACTCCCTTGGTTATTGCTGTTGCCAGTGCCTCGCTAATTTGGATGATGTTGTTTAATCCGAGCGCTGGAGTGTTAAACTTCTTCCTACAAAAGATCGGACTGTCATCAGTGAATTGGCTGGCTGACCCCAATTGGTCCTTGTTTTCCGTCTCGCTGGTCGCCGTCTGGCGTGGTCTGGGTTTCAATACGATTGTACTATTGAGCGGGCTGCAGTCTGTGCCTGAACAATTGTATGAGAGTGCGAAGATTGACGGTGCGGGACCGGCTAGAACCTTTTTGGATATTACCTTGCCTATGCTTTCTCCAACCTTGTTCTTTGTTTTTATCGTATCAGTGATTAATGCGCTGCAAGCGTTTGGTGAGATTAATATCTTAACCCAAGGCGGACCAGCAGAAGCGACCACTGTCATTGTCTATTCAATTTATCGCGAGGCGTTCTTCAACTTTAACTTTAGCTTTGCCAGTGCCCAGGCTATCGTGTTGTTCCTGGTCATATTCCTGCTCACTGTTTTGGAGTTTTACGTCTTGGAAAAGAAGGTGTTTTACCGGTGA
- a CDS encoding HAD-IIA family hydrolase, whose protein sequence is MTNLSHITCFLLDMDGTVYLGDKLLPGALEFLQQAKQAGSDLLFLTNNSSRSTAYYAEKLTRMGWPASPQDILTSGMATAAYIHSLQPKARVYLVGTQELADEFSTWGLILTSDAPDFVVLGFDTTLTYHKLQTACQLITDGVCYIATHPDINCPTETGYIPDCGAMIALIQASTGRLPKVIGKPNKEIIEAAFSRKPYSTRQMAMIGDRLYTDMATAKNAGITGILVLSGETKQEHLAESPIEPDYVFDNLGELAYRLRQTE, encoded by the coding sequence ATGACCAACCTTAGCCACATAACCTGTTTCCTGCTAGACATGGATGGGACGGTATATCTGGGCGACAAATTGCTGCCAGGCGCTCTAGAATTTTTGCAACAGGCAAAACAGGCGGGGAGCGATCTACTGTTTCTAACCAATAATTCCTCGCGCAGTACTGCCTATTATGCGGAGAAGCTGACTCGCATGGGTTGGCCAGCCAGCCCGCAAGATATTTTGACCTCGGGGATGGCAACGGCAGCTTATATACACTCTTTGCAACCGAAAGCAAGAGTATATTTAGTCGGCACTCAAGAGTTGGCAGATGAGTTTAGCACCTGGGGACTGATCCTGACAAGCGATGCTCCGGATTTCGTGGTTCTGGGCTTTGATACAACGCTTACCTATCATAAGCTGCAGACCGCGTGTCAATTAATAACCGACGGTGTTTGCTACATCGCAACCCATCCGGATATCAATTGTCCGACAGAAACTGGCTATATCCCAGATTGCGGAGCAATGATCGCCTTGATCCAGGCATCAACAGGCAGACTGCCTAAAGTGATTGGGAAGCCCAACAAGGAAATTATCGAAGCCGCTTTTTCTCGCAAACCCTACTCCACCAGGCAAATGGCAATGATCGGGGATCGCCTATATACCGATATGGCCACAGCAAAAAATGCAGGCATAACCGGGATATTGGTCCTTAGCGGGGAAACGAAACAAGAGCATTTAGCAGAGTCACCCATTGAACCTGATTATGTATTTGATAATCTTGGCGAACTTGCTTATAGACTGCGACAAACAGAATAG
- a CDS encoding ABC transporter ATP-binding protein → MAEVKIESVSKLFGEVKAVDNFTATVRDGEFVSILGPSGCGKTTMLRMIAGFEKASLGEISIGDQLVSSSKVKKFLPPEKRNIGMVFQSYAVWPHMSVFDNVAYPLKIRRVNSQEIQEKTMKALELVHLDQYAQRFPNQLSGGQQQRVALARALVAEPRLLLLDEPLSNLDAKLRESMRFEIKELQKKLAITVIYVTHDQAEAMAMSDRIIVMHAGVIQQVDEPTVIYENPANQIVADFIGLVNFIEADATEGRVSLPELGMELAYEAPFTGKGVVAVRPEHIQLSSSGAGVKGTILHRLYLGDATDIRVQVKDKVLRVIDKGNSYQKYSEGDAVVIDFDKLIVFPNEKLS, encoded by the coding sequence GTGGCTGAAGTAAAGATTGAGTCTGTTAGTAAATTGTTTGGCGAAGTGAAAGCTGTAGATAATTTTACGGCGACTGTTCGTGATGGAGAATTTGTTTCGATTCTCGGCCCATCAGGCTGTGGCAAGACGACAATGCTGCGGATGATTGCTGGGTTTGAGAAAGCAAGTTTGGGAGAAATTTCTATTGGTGATCAACTGGTTAGCTCATCAAAAGTAAAGAAATTCTTACCACCGGAGAAGCGCAATATTGGCATGGTCTTTCAGTCCTATGCCGTATGGCCACATATGAGTGTTTTTGATAATGTCGCCTATCCTCTGAAGATTCGTAGAGTCAATAGTCAAGAAATCCAGGAAAAAACGATGAAAGCATTAGAGCTCGTGCATCTAGATCAATATGCACAGCGCTTCCCTAACCAGTTATCAGGGGGGCAGCAACAACGGGTTGCTTTGGCGAGGGCACTAGTCGCAGAGCCGCGTTTGCTGTTACTGGATGAACCACTCAGTAACCTTGATGCAAAGCTGCGTGAAAGCATGCGCTTTGAGATTAAAGAACTGCAAAAAAAATTGGCGATTACCGTTATTTACGTTACCCATGATCAGGCGGAAGCCATGGCGATGTCTGACCGGATTATTGTTATGCATGCTGGCGTGATTCAACAGGTGGATGAGCCGACTGTAATTTATGAGAATCCGGCGAATCAAATTGTTGCAGACTTTATCGGACTCGTTAATTTCATTGAGGCTGATGCCACCGAGGGTCGAGTCTCTCTGCCTGAACTGGGTATGGAGCTAGCCTATGAGGCGCCCTTTACCGGTAAGGGCGTGGTTGCCGTGCGTCCGGAGCACATTCAGCTTAGCAGCTCAGGTGCTGGCGTGAAGGGCACCATTTTGCATCGTTTATATCTTGGTGATGCGACCGACATCCGGGTGCAGGTGAAAGACAAAGTCCTCCGTGTCATTGACAAGGGTAATTCGTATCAAAAGTATTCCGAAGGCGATGCAGTTGTGATTGATTTTGACAAGCTGATTGTGTTTCCAAATGAAAAGCTATCTTAG
- a CDS encoding ABC transporter permease codes for MDKKFSLPGFQAKWSVIAIAVAVLVIFTVLPMLYLVLRSFATEGGWSVENYKVVYGSSVNLRAFVNTIKISLLVTLISVLIAFPLAWLVGRTNLPARGLFRTLFVATYMIPPYVGAIAWTQLLSPNTGYLNEWLVHVLGLSEAPFDIYTMSGLIWCMTIFHLPFAFIAISRALEKMDPSLEEASRISGASPLTTLFRVTLPLMFPSILAGGVLVFIGVGSAFGIPAIIGMPGQIEVLTTRIVTYVYMGTGKGIKEATALAVSLMLVANAILYGMTAMLGRKEYVTIGGKSTRPGIVDLGVWKWPITAVVSLYAFVSVVLPMGSIFVTSLIKSLSRPITFENMTLRNWLAVVQNDQYMDPLINSFVLAGVAATLCTVIALLVSYLLVKTRTKGRKLPDGLATLGGATPSIVIALALILTFSGEFGLNLYSTMSILVVGYMVKYLTMAVRTISASLTQVHISLEEAALSSGASWLRTLKDILLPLISPSIVAGWFLVFMPSFYELTMSILLYGAKTKTIGVLLYELQTYADPQDASVLAMVVLLIVLVSNLILRKISKGQISI; via the coding sequence GTGGATAAGAAGTTTTCGTTGCCGGGTTTTCAGGCTAAATGGTCTGTAATCGCCATTGCTGTTGCCGTTTTGGTCATATTTACTGTTCTGCCGATGCTATACTTAGTTCTGCGCAGTTTCGCCACTGAAGGCGGCTGGAGCGTCGAGAACTACAAGGTAGTATATGGGAGCTCTGTTAACCTAAGAGCGTTTGTCAACACCATTAAAATCTCTCTATTGGTTACATTGATTAGCGTGCTAATCGCATTCCCGCTGGCGTGGCTTGTTGGCAGGACCAACTTGCCGGCTCGTGGTCTGTTCCGCACTCTGTTTGTCGCCACCTATATGATTCCGCCCTATGTTGGTGCTATTGCCTGGACGCAGCTCCTTAGCCCGAATACTGGCTATCTGAATGAATGGCTGGTACATGTACTAGGGTTATCGGAAGCGCCATTCGACATCTATACGATGAGTGGTCTTATCTGGTGTATGACTATTTTTCATTTACCGTTTGCGTTCATCGCGATCTCGCGCGCGCTGGAGAAAATGGACCCTAGTCTAGAGGAAGCATCACGAATTTCCGGCGCTTCTCCGCTGACCACTCTGTTTCGGGTTACCCTACCGCTCATGTTCCCCAGTATTTTGGCAGGCGGTGTTTTGGTCTTTATCGGTGTAGGCTCAGCCTTCGGCATTCCTGCGATTATCGGTATGCCAGGTCAAATCGAAGTGCTGACAACTCGAATCGTCACGTATGTTTATATGGGTACAGGCAAAGGTATTAAAGAAGCTACCGCACTGGCGGTATCTCTGATGCTAGTTGCGAATGCCATTCTTTATGGAATGACGGCAATGTTAGGTCGCAAAGAATATGTGACCATCGGCGGCAAGAGCACCAGGCCTGGCATCGTTGACCTGGGAGTCTGGAAGTGGCCAATCACTGCCGTCGTGTCGCTTTATGCCTTCGTTTCCGTCGTCCTACCGATGGGTTCGATCTTTGTGACTTCACTGATTAAGTCACTATCACGGCCAATTACATTCGAAAACATGACACTAAGGAATTGGTTGGCGGTCGTACAGAATGACCAATATATGGACCCCCTAATTAACAGCTTCGTCTTGGCAGGTGTTGCAGCAACTCTGTGTACTGTCATCGCATTACTGGTGTCTTACTTATTAGTAAAGACTCGGACCAAAGGTCGAAAATTACCAGATGGGTTAGCTACACTGGGAGGCGCGACTCCGAGCATTGTTATCGCACTAGCACTAATCCTAACCTTCTCAGGTGAGTTTGGGCTCAATCTGTATTCTACCATGTCCATTCTCGTTGTCGGCTATATGGTTAAATATCTGACGATGGCAGTGCGTACCATATCTGCCTCGCTTACTCAGGTTCACATATCGCTGGAGGAAGCGGCGCTAAGTTCAGGTGCTAGTTGGCTGCGGACACTGAAAGATATCCTCTTGCCACTGATCTCACCGTCTATCGTTGCCGGCTGGTTTCTGGTATTTATGCCATCCTTCTACGAATTGACGATGTCTATCCTTCTCTATGGAGCGAAGACCAAGACAATTGGCGTGTTGCTGTATGAGCTGCAAACTTATGCCGATCCGCAAGACGCTTCTGTGTTGGCAATGGTCGTTTTACTCATTGTCCTTGTCAGCAACCTCATTTTGCGTAAGATATCAAAAGGGCAAATTAGCATTTAA
- a CDS encoding ABC transporter substrate-binding protein: MNKRLVGLLALVMVLVFTAGILGGCGGAKEAEKPKAADTPKGKLMIYTSIYPDIIESVKPALKKAFPDIEIEWFQAGTEKVMAKVAGEIEAKKISADLLMVADPSYYLTLQEKNLLLKYDSPNRKDVKLNKDQDGYWTGVRVSNMIIAYNTAKVKPEDAPKSFKDLLDPKWQGRIAMPSPLLSGTAYVFAGVLKDTYGWEYFEKLKANGLKVEEGNSAIQNKLIRGEYHAVVILEENILKMADKGEPVKVVYPADGTVVIPSPIAIFNSSKNQELAKKVLDWWISKEGQEAIVKGWMHSVRDDVASPKGAPALKTFADKGNKPDWLKLSKENETVKETFRAKVLEK, encoded by the coding sequence TTGAACAAACGTCTGGTAGGGTTGTTGGCCCTTGTTATGGTCCTCGTATTTACCGCCGGTATTCTCGGCGGCTGCGGTGGCGCCAAGGAAGCAGAGAAACCGAAGGCTGCCGACACTCCCAAAGGGAAGTTAATGATCTATACTTCTATCTATCCTGATATTATCGAGAGTGTAAAACCAGCTCTTAAAAAAGCGTTCCCGGATATTGAAATTGAGTGGTTCCAAGCCGGTACGGAAAAAGTTATGGCTAAAGTAGCCGGTGAAATTGAAGCGAAAAAAATCTCGGCCGACCTGCTGATGGTAGCCGATCCGTCTTATTATCTAACTCTGCAGGAAAAAAACCTGTTGCTGAAATACGATTCCCCTAACCGTAAAGATGTAAAACTCAATAAAGACCAAGACGGCTATTGGACAGGCGTACGGGTCAGCAATATGATCATCGCCTACAACACCGCCAAAGTCAAACCTGAAGACGCTCCGAAAAGCTTTAAAGATCTCCTTGATCCGAAATGGCAAGGCCGCATCGCCATGCCTAGCCCGCTTCTTTCCGGTACAGCGTATGTATTCGCTGGCGTCCTGAAAGACACCTACGGCTGGGAGTATTTTGAAAAATTAAAAGCTAACGGTCTGAAAGTTGAAGAAGGTAACTCAGCCATTCAAAACAAACTAATTCGCGGTGAATATCACGCAGTCGTCATCCTGGAAGAAAATATCTTGAAAATGGCTGATAAAGGTGAACCGGTTAAAGTCGTATATCCGGCTGACGGCACTGTCGTAATTCCTAGCCCGATCGCCATTTTCAACTCGAGCAAAAACCAGGAGCTCGCCAAGAAAGTACTTGACTGGTGGATTTCCAAAGAAGGTCAGGAAGCAATTGTCAAGGGCTGGATGCACTCAGTTCGCGATGACGTAGCATCACCGAAAGGCGCACCTGCGCTCAAGACTTTTGCTGACAAAGGCAATAAGCCTGATTGGCTGAAACTGTCCAAGGAAAACGAAACAGTGAAAGAGACATTCCGAGCTAAGGTTCTAGAGAAGTAG
- a CDS encoding DUF1667 domain-containing protein, whose translation MSELQRQPITQRVSCIVCPMSCVGEVEIAEGQVVRMVGFSCERGRAYAESEVTAPKRVLTTTVKLNGGTLRLLPVVSRQPLPKDKIAACVRCLASVEVEAPVKEGDIISGDLLGLGVDIVASRDVESVSR comes from the coding sequence GTGAGTGAACTACAAAGGCAGCCAATCACGCAGCGGGTTAGTTGTATTGTCTGCCCGATGAGCTGTGTTGGCGAAGTCGAAATAGCAGAAGGTCAGGTTGTCCGCATGGTGGGCTTTAGCTGCGAACGGGGCCGCGCCTATGCCGAGAGTGAGGTTACTGCCCCGAAGCGAGTGCTGACAACGACAGTGAAGCTTAATGGCGGAACTCTCCGCCTACTGCCCGTCGTTTCTCGCCAGCCTCTGCCTAAAGATAAAATAGCTGCTTGTGTTCGTTGCTTGGCCTCTGTAGAAGTCGAGGCTCCGGTCAAAGAGGGAGACATTATTTCTGGCGACCTTCTTGGTCTGGGCGTGGATATAGTGGCCAGTCGGGACGTGGAGAGTGTATCCCGGTAA
- a CDS encoding NAD(P)/FAD-dependent oxidoreductase, which yields MNKQFFDVAIIGGGPAGLAAALSARKAGAKQVVILERDVELGGILQQCIHNGFGLHRFQEELTGPGYAGRFVRMVRADTGITVYTEAMVLEVAKDKTIWAVSPTLGLIQLSARAVIFAMGCRERTRGAIRIPGYRPAGVFTAGAAQRMVNMEGFLPGKNIVILGSGDIGLIMARRMTLEGAKVQAVVELMPFSNGLTRNVVQCLEDFAIPLHLSHTITFVHGRERVTGVSVAAVDANRCIVPGSEFYLPCDCLLLSVGLIPENELSRAMDICLDGLTNGPVVDQYRQTCVSGFFAAGNVVHVHDLVDFVSEEGDIAGRSAALFANGELPLEKQYINVKAETGIRTVVPQRISLPTAAGEKVRLFMRAQEPLTRSTLTITTTAGKLVERKLPVAKPGEMIVADISTEKISPDSQEIIVTLLPQSLGGA from the coding sequence ATGAATAAACAGTTTTTTGATGTCGCCATCATAGGTGGTGGCCCCGCCGGTTTGGCCGCAGCGCTTAGTGCCCGAAAAGCTGGCGCCAAGCAGGTAGTCATTCTGGAGCGAGACGTTGAACTGGGCGGTATACTGCAGCAGTGCATTCACAACGGCTTTGGCCTGCATCGTTTTCAGGAAGAACTAACCGGTCCCGGTTATGCCGGACGATTTGTCCGCATGGTACGTGCCGATACTGGGATTACGGTCTATACGGAAGCCATGGTTCTTGAAGTTGCCAAGGATAAGACGATATGGGCGGTCAGTCCAACCCTTGGCCTGATACAGCTATCTGCAAGAGCAGTTATCTTTGCCATGGGCTGCCGTGAACGCACTCGCGGCGCGATTCGGATTCCCGGCTACCGACCGGCAGGCGTGTTTACCGCTGGCGCTGCGCAGCGCATGGTTAATATGGAAGGCTTTTTGCCCGGAAAAAATATTGTCATTTTAGGTTCTGGCGACATCGGCTTAATTATGGCGAGACGGATGACACTGGAAGGAGCGAAGGTTCAGGCAGTTGTTGAACTGATGCCGTTTTCAAATGGTTTGACACGCAATGTGGTTCAGTGCCTGGAGGATTTTGCTATTCCGCTGCATTTATCACATACAATCACGTTTGTGCATGGCCGTGAAAGAGTAACCGGCGTATCAGTTGCGGCTGTTGACGCCAATCGCTGCATTGTTCCAGGCTCAGAGTTCTATCTGCCCTGCGATTGTTTGCTGCTGTCAGTAGGTCTCATTCCGGAAAATGAGCTTTCGCGAGCAATGGATATTTGCTTGGATGGGCTAACAAATGGTCCAGTTGTCGATCAATACCGTCAGACCTGTGTTAGTGGTTTTTTTGCCGCGGGCAATGTTGTCCATGTCCACGACTTGGTCGATTTCGTCTCTGAAGAAGGCGATATTGCTGGACGCAGCGCCGCTTTATTTGCAAATGGTGAGTTACCGCTAGAGAAGCAATACATCAATGTTAAGGCGGAAACCGGTATCCGGACTGTGGTGCCGCAACGCATTAGCTTGCCAACTGCTGCCGGCGAAAAGGTCCGGCTGTTTATGCGCGCCCAGGAACCGCTAACACGTTCGACGCTAACCATTACCACAACTGCAGGCAAGTTGGTAGAACGAAAGCTGCCGGTTGCCAAACCAGGCGAAATGATTGTCGCTGATATATCAACAGAAAAGATCTCGCCAGATAGCCAAGAAATTATTGTGACACTTTTGCCGCAATCCCTAGGAGGTGCATAA